In Thermotoga sp. Ku-13t, one genomic interval encodes:
- a CDS encoding ATP-grasp domain-containing protein, protein MRVAVVYDLDNLDDERNRMIEAVCEALSKEHSVEKIPFGDDFVERVRSFEAVFNLSTSHLQMHVPAVLDVLKIPYTGSSALAHALCTDKVITKIVLQHYGIPTPRFVIFQPGEEPASIDFFPAIVKPTRQGSAKGINVDSVVADEQALKKAVKRVHALFKEPALVEEFIDGREFSVGILAGRVLPILEIDFSTLPEGIERFYSYRVKHFFGEQTRYICPAEISKDLKMEIERYAMKAFCALNLRNYARMDLRLKGNEPYFLEVNSLPMLTPNYSDVVKMAQAAGLSYEELILEIFNDAVKTAVR, encoded by the coding sequence ATGAGAGTGGCTGTTGTTTATGATCTCGATAATCTCGACGATGAGCGAAACAGAATGATAGAGGCTGTGTGTGAGGCTTTGTCGAAAGAACACAGTGTTGAGAAAATTCCCTTTGGTGATGACTTCGTTGAGCGTGTCAGGTCCTTCGAAGCGGTGTTCAACCTTTCCACGTCACACCTTCAAATGCACGTTCCAGCGGTACTCGATGTTTTGAAGATACCTTACACCGGATCTTCTGCCCTGGCGCACGCCCTCTGCACGGACAAGGTGATCACCAAGATCGTTCTGCAACATTACGGGATACCCACACCGAGGTTTGTAATCTTCCAGCCAGGAGAGGAGCCAGCATCGATCGATTTCTTTCCCGCTATAGTCAAACCAACCAGGCAGGGTAGCGCGAAAGGAATCAATGTAGATTCTGTCGTTGCAGACGAACAGGCACTCAAAAAAGCTGTGAAACGGGTGCATGCGCTTTTCAAGGAACCAGCCCTCGTGGAAGAGTTCATAGATGGAAGGGAATTCAGCGTGGGTATTCTCGCGGGTCGCGTGTTACCGATACTGGAGATCGACTTTTCTACTCTACCTGAGGGCATTGAACGGTTCTACTCTTACAGGGTTAAGCACTTCTTTGGCGAACAGACACGTTACATCTGTCCTGCAGAGATAAGCAAAGATCTTAAAATGGAGATCGAACGGTACGCGATGAAGGCCTTCTGTGCTTTGAACCTCAGAAATTATGCTCGCATGGACTTGAGACTCAAAGGAAATGAGCCTTATTTTCTCGAGGTGAATTCCCTTCCCATGTTGACGCCGAATTACTCGGACGTAGTGAAAATGGCGCAGGCTGCAGGTTTGAGCTATGAAGAATTGATTCTTGAAATATTCAACGATGCCGTGAAAACAGCTGTCAGGTGA
- a CDS encoding ribonuclease HII produces the protein MRKELFLFDDFYRSNFGTIIGVDEAGRGCIAGPVVAAAVILLEPLDVYDSKQLTPSQREALFEQIQKCARIGIGVATEEEIDIHNILNATRIAMNRALEKLDCPEAFVLVDGKSLKLLQQGACIVKGDRKSASIAAASIVAKVTRDRMMEKFHEQYPEYDFRVHKGYATKEHLEKLRRYGPTPLHRLTFRPVLEMLNEDLLTKLVQKDSDRFFAVFRKMHRFVSST, from the coding sequence ATGAGGAAAGAACTCTTCCTTTTCGACGATTTCTACAGATCAAATTTTGGTACCATCATAGGTGTTGACGAAGCTGGAAGAGGTTGCATAGCGGGACCCGTTGTTGCCGCCGCGGTGATCCTTCTGGAACCCCTGGACGTGTACGATTCCAAACAGTTGACACCATCTCAAAGAGAGGCTCTTTTCGAGCAAATACAGAAATGCGCACGGATCGGCATCGGTGTTGCAACGGAGGAGGAAATAGACATACACAACATCCTGAACGCAACCAGGATTGCCATGAACCGCGCTCTCGAGAAACTAGATTGCCCAGAAGCCTTCGTCCTGGTGGATGGCAAATCTTTGAAGCTTTTACAGCAGGGGGCGTGCATCGTCAAGGGCGATAGAAAAAGTGCCTCTATCGCTGCCGCATCCATAGTTGCCAAAGTGACACGAGATCGCATGATGGAAAAGTTTCATGAGCAATATCCCGAATACGATTTTCGTGTGCACAAAGGTTACGCAACGAAAGAACATCTTGAAAAGCTCCGCCGGTACGGTCCCACGCCCCTCCATAGACTCACTTTCAGGCCCGTTCTGGAAATGCTCAACGAAGATTTGCTCACAAAGCTTGTTCAAAAGGATTCAGACCGTTTTTTCGCAGTTTTTCGGAAAATGCATCGTTTTGTTTCCTCCACTTAG
- the glnA gene encoding type I glutamate--ammonia ligase, giving the protein MRVEDILKIVEEERIQFVRLQFSDINGNIKNVEIPSQELPRAFERGIMFDGSSIEGFVRIEESDMYLRPDPDTFAILPWTNDGIRSARLICDVYKPDGTPFEGDPRYRLKLVVEKARKMGFEPYAGPEMEFFVLPRDLKGFPVAEILDQGSYFDLLPLNQVESLRSEVAVALRTMGIEVEASHHEVAPSQHEVDFRYGEVLKTADNAQTVKLVLKTIAIKYNLHVTFMPKPFFGINGSGMHTHLSLFRNGENAFYDPNAPDGLSRTLYYFVGGLLKHAKEITAVTNPTVNSYKRLVPGYEAPVNIAWSKSNRSALIRVPAARGKSTRIEYRAPDPSCNAYLAFAVIVAAGLDGIEKKIEPPTPIEENIYAMSEERKAQSRIESLPGSLRDALEEMKESSLVREVLGEHIFKKFLDLKKREWRDFSIAVTDWEIRRYLQV; this is encoded by the coding sequence ATGCGAGTGGAAGACATTCTGAAGATTGTTGAGGAGGAACGCATCCAGTTCGTACGGTTGCAGTTCTCAGACATCAACGGGAACATCAAGAATGTGGAAATACCATCTCAGGAACTGCCCAGAGCGTTTGAAAGAGGTATAATGTTCGATGGTTCATCCATTGAAGGCTTCGTGAGAATCGAGGAATCGGACATGTACCTGAGGCCGGATCCGGATACCTTTGCTATTTTGCCCTGGACGAATGACGGTATCAGGAGTGCGCGGTTGATCTGTGATGTGTACAAGCCAGATGGTACGCCTTTTGAGGGAGATCCCCGTTACAGATTGAAGCTAGTTGTGGAAAAGGCCAGAAAAATGGGTTTTGAACCTTACGCCGGTCCCGAGATGGAGTTCTTTGTGCTGCCCAGAGATCTCAAGGGATTTCCGGTGGCAGAAATTCTCGATCAGGGAAGTTACTTCGACCTACTACCACTCAATCAAGTCGAATCGCTGAGGAGTGAAGTGGCCGTCGCCTTGCGAACAATGGGTATAGAAGTGGAAGCATCACACCACGAGGTTGCACCTTCCCAGCACGAAGTAGATTTCCGCTACGGAGAGGTGTTGAAGACCGCAGACAACGCGCAAACCGTGAAGCTGGTTTTAAAAACGATCGCTATAAAGTACAACCTGCATGTGACGTTCATGCCAAAACCTTTCTTTGGAATCAACGGTTCCGGTATGCATACACACCTGAGTTTGTTCAGAAATGGCGAAAATGCGTTTTACGATCCAAACGCCCCGGACGGTCTATCAAGGACTCTGTATTATTTTGTGGGTGGGTTGCTCAAGCATGCAAAGGAGATCACAGCAGTCACGAATCCAACAGTGAACAGTTACAAGAGGCTGGTGCCGGGTTACGAAGCACCAGTGAACATAGCGTGGTCGAAATCGAACAGGAGTGCGCTCATTAGGGTTCCAGCCGCAAGGGGTAAATCCACTAGGATCGAGTACAGGGCACCGGATCCGAGCTGTAACGCATATCTCGCGTTCGCAGTCATAGTTGCTGCTGGACTGGATGGTATAGAAAAGAAAATAGAACCTCCTACGCCGATTGAAGAAAACATCTATGCCATGAGTGAAGAGAGGAAAGCACAAAGTAGGATAGAATCTTTACCAGGATCGCTGAGAGACGCTCTGGAGGAAATGAAAGAATCCTCTCTGGTCAGGGAGGTTCTGGGAGAGCACATATTCAAAAAGTTTCTGGATCTTAAGAAGAGGGAATGGAGAGATTTCAGCATCGCTGTGACGGATTGGGAAATCAGAAGGTATCTTCAGGTGTAA
- a CDS encoding response regulator, which produces MANILVVDDERNVRNIIRKILEENEHTVTTIATGEEALVELRRSKFDLLILDLKLPGMSGTELLRRMRQEGIELPTLIVSAITTAAPVVEAMKQGASDYLSKPFSAQDLLRKVGELLSAEQLSFERLARLIEEKLEQGKLVVAEKLARELFMIRPDAEAHFIYATVMERLGNKELAYKHLKAALALDPEHRRVLKEIAKYEES; this is translated from the coding sequence ATGGCGAACATACTGGTAGTAGATGACGAGAGGAATGTGAGAAACATCATCAGGAAAATTCTTGAAGAGAACGAGCACACTGTCACCACGATCGCCACGGGCGAGGAAGCACTCGTGGAGCTACGAAGATCAAAGTTCGATCTGCTCATCCTTGATTTAAAGCTCCCCGGCATGTCCGGTACTGAACTGCTGAGACGAATGAGACAGGAAGGTATAGAGTTGCCGACACTGATAGTTTCCGCCATCACCACCGCGGCTCCCGTAGTTGAAGCGATGAAACAAGGCGCCAGCGATTATCTTTCAAAACCCTTCTCGGCGCAGGACCTTCTGAGAAAAGTCGGAGAACTTCTGAGTGCGGAACAGCTCAGCTTCGAAAGGCTCGCTCGTTTGATCGAAGAAAAGCTCGAACAGGGTAAACTCGTCGTGGCTGAAAAACTCGCGCGTGAACTGTTCATGATAAGACCCGATGCGGAAGCTCATTTCATTTACGCGACCGTGATGGAAAGACTGGGCAACAAGGAACTTGCCTACAAACACCTCAAGGCTGCGCTGGCGCTCGATCCAGAGCACAGGAGGGTGCTGAAGGAGATCGCGAAATATGAGGAAAGCTGA
- a CDS encoding TrkA family potassium uptake protein produces MRKAESLYIVIVGCGRIGSIVATKLSVSGSNVVVIDSDETALESLPEEFTGFKLIGDVTEISVLRDAKLDKADVLLALTGDDNTNFMVASVAKRFFGVKRVIARVNEPANEDIFKEFDIEIVSPTRLAAMKVLSELGVHET; encoded by the coding sequence ATGAGGAAAGCTGAGTCACTCTACATTGTGATCGTGGGTTGTGGACGTATCGGTTCGATCGTCGCAACGAAGCTCTCGGTCTCCGGCAGCAACGTGGTCGTCATAGATTCGGACGAAACGGCCCTTGAGAGCTTGCCTGAGGAGTTCACGGGATTCAAGCTCATCGGAGACGTGACTGAGATCTCGGTGCTGAGAGACGCAAAGCTCGACAAGGCGGACGTACTCCTGGCGCTCACAGGGGACGATAACACAAACTTCATGGTCGCGAGCGTTGCCAAGAGGTTTTTCGGCGTGAAGAGGGTCATCGCGCGTGTGAACGAACCGGCGAACGAAGACATCTTCAAAGAATTCGATATCGAGATCGTATCGCCAACGCGGCTTGCAGCGATGAAAGTCTTGTCCGAATTAGGGGTGCACGAAACTTGA
- a CDS encoding NAD-binding protein, translated as MKVVIIGGHKIAYYLARMMISKGYHVYIVNKDPRACEQLAKSLSAVVILGDGSKKNVLEQLRLSSKDLVVILTNTDRDNLIISQMVRHYYGVERIVTLVNDPEDIEIFHRLGVKAAVSPTNILLQTIQGLLLVDEIEEFSMVEEGRLVFLRLEIPETSPSAHKKLKEIPLPNSCVIGAIIRNNTVVIPRGEVELLPEDRVMVLCEPSVQSQVIHLLVGE; from the coding sequence TTGAAGGTAGTCATCATAGGTGGCCACAAGATCGCGTACTATCTCGCTCGGATGATGATATCAAAGGGTTACCACGTCTACATAGTGAACAAAGATCCCCGTGCTTGCGAGCAGCTCGCGAAGAGTCTTTCTGCAGTTGTGATCCTCGGTGATGGGAGCAAGAAGAATGTGCTCGAGCAGCTCAGGCTCAGCAGCAAAGATCTTGTGGTCATACTGACGAACACCGACCGTGACAACCTCATAATCTCGCAGATGGTTCGCCATTACTATGGGGTGGAACGAATAGTCACGCTCGTGAATGATCCCGAAGATATAGAGATCTTTCACCGGCTGGGTGTGAAAGCGGCCGTGAGTCCAACTAACATCTTGCTCCAGACAATCCAGGGTCTATTGCTCGTCGACGAAATCGAAGAGTTCTCCATGGTTGAGGAAGGAAGGCTCGTTTTCCTTCGACTCGAGATACCTGAAACTTCTCCATCCGCTCACAAAAAGTTGAAGGAGATCCCTCTTCCAAACAGCTGTGTGATCGGTGCCATCATCAGGAACAACACAGTGGTCATACCCCGTGGAGAAGTCGAACTTCTTCCCGAAGATAGAGTGATGGTCCTGTGCGAGCCAAGCGTTCAATCTCAAGTGATACATTTACTTGTCGGTGAGTGA
- a CDS encoding TrkH family potassium uptake protein, with amino-acid sequence MRLTLQEYRVVFSTLSKLLRFFSLILLLPLVWIFSEPSFFQCILSFSIPSAVAFIFGFVLQRFSHTTEFEVITVKEGAVIVLFSWTTVIVLSALPYMLCGLLNFSQAIFEATSGWTTTGLTMFPVVEALPKPVLFWRSLTQYLGGAGFAVIVMSTIIGPTGLGFYRAEGRVDNIAPNIRHSTRLIVTYYLLYAVAGTIALMISGLNLFDALNHSFTALATGGFSTKNNSVAAFDNLSTELILMFLMFLGSIGFGIHHAFWSRDWHALRENSEPKQMIVLILLGTVCVSLAGVGKVFPTFSDSLRHSIFQVVSALTGTGFSTVDLKSWLGFPTGLFVLVVLMLLGGCMDSTSGGIKQYRLTVLFKTFKMSLRKFLLPKTSVVYVEIWKGSAKRYLDPQLIREAFVTSAAYILSYVLGVLMLTFYGYSLGQAMFEFASALAGVGLSCGVTSPNMPLGAMWTLSVGMFMGRLEFLVIVYALAKILSDAFRSFAKQA; translated from the coding sequence ATGAGATTGACGCTGCAGGAATACCGCGTTGTTTTCAGTACACTGAGTAAACTTTTGAGGTTTTTCTCTCTGATACTTCTTCTTCCTCTGGTGTGGATCTTTTCTGAACCCAGTTTCTTCCAGTGCATTCTGTCATTTTCGATACCTTCCGCTGTCGCGTTCATCTTCGGTTTTGTCTTGCAACGTTTCTCACACACTACGGAGTTTGAAGTCATAACCGTCAAAGAAGGAGCAGTGATCGTGCTCTTCTCCTGGACGACGGTCATAGTCCTCTCCGCTTTGCCTTACATGCTTTGTGGGTTGCTCAATTTCTCGCAAGCCATTTTTGAAGCTACGAGCGGCTGGACAACGACGGGCTTAACGATGTTTCCTGTGGTTGAGGCTCTTCCCAAGCCGGTGCTCTTCTGGAGGAGCTTAACCCAATATCTGGGGGGCGCAGGCTTCGCTGTCATAGTGATGAGTACGATCATAGGTCCTACGGGCCTTGGTTTTTACCGGGCAGAAGGGCGTGTTGACAACATCGCACCAAACATAAGGCATTCAACAAGATTGATCGTCACCTACTATCTTCTGTACGCGGTCGCCGGAACGATCGCGTTGATGATCAGCGGGCTCAATCTCTTCGATGCGCTGAACCATTCTTTTACAGCACTCGCCACAGGTGGATTTTCGACGAAGAACAACAGCGTCGCAGCTTTCGATAACCTATCAACAGAGTTGATTCTGATGTTTCTCATGTTTCTCGGGTCTATCGGTTTCGGTATTCACCATGCATTCTGGAGTAGAGACTGGCATGCGCTCAGAGAGAACAGTGAACCCAAGCAGATGATTGTGTTGATCCTGTTAGGTACTGTGTGTGTTTCTCTGGCGGGTGTTGGCAAAGTGTTTCCAACATTTTCAGACAGCTTGCGTCACAGCATTTTCCAAGTTGTCTCTGCCCTCACCGGGACAGGTTTTTCCACAGTAGATCTAAAGTCGTGGCTCGGTTTTCCAACAGGTCTCTTCGTGCTTGTGGTTCTCATGCTGCTCGGAGGTTGTATGGATTCAACCTCAGGTGGTATAAAACAGTACAGGCTCACTGTGCTCTTCAAAACGTTCAAAATGTCACTCAGAAAATTCCTGCTTCCAAAGACTTCTGTTGTATACGTAGAGATATGGAAAGGATCCGCCAAAAGGTATCTCGATCCTCAGCTCATCAGAGAAGCTTTCGTCACGAGCGCCGCGTACATCTTGTCCTATGTCCTGGGAGTATTGATGTTGACGTTCTACGGTTACAGTTTGGGACAAGCAATGTTTGAGTTCGCATCGGCTCTCGCGGGGGTAGGGCTTTCGTGTGGAGTCACATCGCCAAATATGCCACTCGGCGCGATGTGGACGTTGAGCGTCGGAATGTTCATGGGAAGGCTCGAATTCCTCGTCATCGTGTACGCACTGGCAAAGATCCTTTCGGACGCGTTCAGGTCATTTGCTAAGCAGGCTTGA
- a CDS encoding PQQ-binding-like beta-propeller repeat protein, with product MRKVLFVGLLIISSLMYGATLYVVKDESIELYDVSAPLLPVKIASVNTPGVLKVLPGSKYLYVLRPTSLEILDENLRSVKTMELNRKAVDAVLMRDLYVVHDYSITVFDESLNPKASYTLNEKISTVAVYSDLLITLAGGKIVAFDANFKRIWEIAAPDPVNNFQIVGSSLMFSTKKEFYIMNISEKVPVLESKHKFTLDFKQIFLARNNLVVLSTNGSLLLLSRADMSLLDRLNVSAVSVANHGDYLYIITSKGGLTVANVLPSSIKLLQTVTNNVKYATVLGIDLMKLTSSTQAQQQAAPPASTTQEKTRTRLLNFLGEVKFPQKISTSPAIGKELYLSSLDGSLLKVDPGSLKVQSSKVAFILTADPVLLDDGSIVLGSWDKSIYVLSDRTKKIPVESNVSIAAARTPQAFVAVDDNGTMYIFESTTDDIVKKVRLTGWLVCPPAVHEDYGILVLDWLGMLHLVDFSGKEVWSVVTEACKSAEIVLTDELVFVIGEKTVWCVRIKDGKIAWSKTFGASLVQGVSDGKTLYVCNDSGNVYALDLSGNVLWARENLSARTILLTQSGLLAAGNVLYLLSTRDGSKILEEPLPARVSGKMKMSDSGLLVLKTDNSLLLYEVDSSPSQGWPMYLKDWRNSSLLSK from the coding sequence ATGAGGAAAGTCCTGTTCGTCGGCTTGCTCATCATCTCGAGTTTGATGTACGGTGCGACTCTTTACGTCGTCAAAGATGAGTCCATAGAGCTCTACGATGTCTCTGCCCCTCTGCTCCCTGTGAAGATCGCCAGCGTGAACACACCTGGGGTGCTCAAGGTGTTGCCTGGTTCCAAGTATTTGTACGTTTTACGGCCCACGAGCCTCGAGATCCTTGACGAAAACTTACGTTCCGTGAAGACCATGGAGCTGAACCGTAAGGCCGTCGACGCCGTCCTGATGCGTGATCTTTACGTTGTGCACGATTACTCGATCACGGTCTTCGACGAGAGTTTAAACCCGAAAGCTTCCTACACCTTGAACGAGAAGATCTCGACAGTCGCTGTCTACTCTGACTTGCTCATCACGTTGGCTGGCGGTAAGATCGTGGCTTTCGATGCGAATTTCAAAAGGATCTGGGAAATAGCGGCACCGGATCCCGTAAACAACTTTCAGATAGTTGGCAGCAGCTTGATGTTCTCCACGAAGAAGGAATTCTACATCATGAACATCTCTGAAAAGGTTCCGGTACTCGAATCAAAGCACAAATTCACTCTGGATTTCAAACAGATCTTTCTCGCGCGGAACAATCTCGTTGTCCTATCGACTAATGGATCGCTGCTCCTGCTCTCGAGGGCAGACATGTCGCTGCTCGACAGGCTGAACGTATCGGCAGTCTCCGTCGCCAATCACGGAGATTATCTCTACATTATCACAAGCAAAGGTGGACTCACCGTGGCAAACGTGCTACCCAGTTCTATCAAACTGCTCCAGACTGTTACGAACAACGTGAAATATGCAACTGTACTTGGCATCGATCTGATGAAACTTACAAGTTCGACGCAGGCTCAGCAACAAGCTGCTCCACCCGCGAGCACAACTCAGGAAAAGACCAGAACAAGGCTTCTGAATTTCCTTGGGGAAGTGAAATTCCCGCAGAAGATCAGCACGAGCCCTGCGATCGGTAAAGAACTGTATCTGTCAAGCCTCGATGGCAGTTTGCTCAAAGTGGATCCCGGCAGCCTAAAGGTGCAATCAAGCAAGGTGGCGTTCATACTCACGGCAGATCCGGTGCTTCTGGATGATGGTTCGATCGTTCTGGGATCCTGGGACAAGAGCATCTACGTGCTCTCTGACAGGACAAAAAAGATCCCAGTTGAATCGAACGTCTCCATCGCCGCGGCGAGAACCCCTCAAGCGTTCGTCGCCGTTGACGACAATGGAACGATGTACATATTCGAATCAACGACGGATGATATTGTGAAAAAGGTTCGTCTGACAGGTTGGCTCGTGTGTCCGCCGGCGGTGCATGAAGATTATGGAATACTCGTACTCGACTGGCTTGGGATGCTACACCTTGTGGATTTCTCTGGCAAAGAGGTCTGGTCGGTCGTGACGGAAGCGTGCAAATCGGCTGAAATTGTTCTCACGGATGAACTTGTTTTCGTGATCGGTGAGAAAACCGTGTGGTGTGTTCGGATCAAAGATGGTAAGATCGCATGGTCGAAAACGTTTGGTGCCAGTTTGGTTCAAGGGGTGAGCGATGGTAAGACGCTCTACGTGTGTAACGATTCTGGCAACGTCTACGCGCTGGATCTTTCCGGTAACGTTTTGTGGGCGAGAGAGAATCTGTCTGCGAGGACGATTTTGCTGACACAGAGCGGTTTGCTTGCTGCCGGTAACGTTCTGTATCTGCTCTCTACCAGGGATGGTTCGAAGATCCTCGAGGAACCACTTCCTGCTCGGGTGTCTGGCAAGATGAAGATGTCCGACTCTGGTTTGCTTGTACTGAAAACTGACAACAGTTTGCTGCTGTACGAAGTCGACAGTTCACCTTCGCAAGGATGGCCTATGTATCTGAAGGACTGGAGAAATTCAAGCCTGCTTAGCAAATGA